The following proteins are encoded in a genomic region of Aquifex aeolicus VF5:
- a CDS encoding carbon monoxide dehydrogenase beta subunit family protein, producing MAKKNPIQPGPEGYIPTPAAFQGCDLPPPGKALLYGEIVDEEVAMREAAKALLTRRNPTIFPGPLVLWGWNADAMEKAKAVLELAMEIPNCRIIPMPDYRPKYPKIDPEAEINPNHPNLTILHNKIEACIFVGVHCHYANLSLRMIRAGTNCFTIALCAEMGHEDAMVSLRDVHADEIRKFRDVVVEVRKELGIEWEPKLPPENPSLPKEDWVKISPLDFGEYAYLLIPRRGEIVEESE from the coding sequence ATGGCTAAGAAAAATCCTATCCAGCCCGGACCAGAAGGATACATACCAACCCCTGCCGCATTCCAAGGATGTGACCTTCCTCCACCAGGAAAAGCACTCCTGTACGGAGAAATAGTAGACGAAGAAGTAGCAATGAGGGAAGCCGCAAAGGCACTCCTGACAAGAAGAAATCCCACTATATTCCCCGGTCCTCTGGTCCTGTGGGGATGGAACGCGGACGCAATGGAAAAAGCAAAAGCAGTTCTGGAACTCGCCATGGAAATTCCCAACTGCAGAATTATCCCCATGCCCGACTACAGACCCAAGTACCCCAAAATTGACCCAGAAGCGGAAATAAACCCGAACCACCCCAACTTAACGATACTTCACAACAAAATAGAGGCTTGTATCTTTGTAGGCGTTCACTGTCACTACGCAAACTTATCTTTAAGGATGATAAGGGCGGGAACGAACTGCTTTACCATAGCTCTATGTGCTGAAATGGGACACGAAGACGCAATGGTTTCCCTAAGAGACGTTCACGCGGATGAAATAAGGAAGTTCAGGGACGTTGTAGTAGAAGTCAGAAAGGAACTCGGAATAGAGTGGGAACCCAAACTACCCCCGGAAAATCCATCACTTCCAAAAGAAGACTGGGTCAAGATATCACCCCTGGACTTCGGAGAGTATGCGTATC